The sequence below is a genomic window from Montipora capricornis isolate CH-2021 chromosome 14, ASM3666992v2, whole genome shotgun sequence.
TACTctgtcaactatagttcttacacagtcaacgcttttcgtgttcagatggaaaatggtttcaatccagtttgacatatgaaAGCTGTGGTCCACAAttgtggctacgcagttattcaagtgaagcattggagggatataaacttaaagctgagtgttactttttaatttgcttagagttgcttttttctctgtattgcaatttttggcgtAGCTCTGATGAGGTAACATGATGCCTGagggacctatgactagaacagaatcgaaaggagagcaaaagagaacaataacaacaaaagagaataccagtaatagctcatacttggtggaagaagttactccacaaattctttccatGGGCACTAAACTGTTTGTAATTTTTACGGATGGGTTattaaaagtggtttaatcggtttttccttggtttaggaatgaaacttgaattttttattgtcaaccgGAATTAAATTcaattatctgtactattttgaacacaaagataaagttgaattgtttgtttgttatacTTTAAAATGCGAGTGAACAAGTGCTtctttaatccgtttgcccaactggttttcaatgtgcctcaacagtgacaagacaattttgcccttatattgtaaacatgtaatcgcaatgagttgtAAAactagggggaaatttcactagcttgtgttttcagaagtttttttagtaatttagtgttggagcggatcatGTTTGAAGTtggtcctttcttggttgcattgccgtattttggcGATTCTtcttccaagccaacctggcatgtttcagtgaaataaatcaaaatgtgaatgatcttgtattcagagataaagtagaataaattacatcagtaaaactctttttttgaccttaaacttgtacaattactaTTGCCGTATTGTAGATCAGAATGAATCATATCCCTTTAATCAATTCCCCTATAAGGTTACATTGCGTCACTAGTAAATGATTAACACCACATCTCCCTTTCTAAGTATTCTACTAAATGATTAATATTCTTAttgcaagaattaaaaaaaagtgaACTGAAACATTTCGAAAGAAgactagcaaaaaaaaaataatacacaGTGTTTCTCCGTTTGTCTCTATCGGGTGATATTGGACTACAAGTCAAGTCTTTGGCTTTATCAGTCGTCCCGAACGCGTACGCATGACAGAGTCCTCCGGTACAATGGCTGGTTCTGGCGCAGCTGGTCTGTCCTCCTAGTGGAACAGCTTGTCGTCACTGGTTGATGGCTTTTTGTCACTGCTCAACGACTCATCAGCATATGGTTGAAGAGCGGACGGGTTTCTCCTCAAGATACTGCCGTAGGCCTCTACCAGGTAAGATCGTGGCTTGCTAGCCTGCGCACGGTTCTTGACCGTAGCTGGTCTGTTTTCGTCATGAATTCATACATGCTCACCTGGCTGGAAGGGAACCAATTCCTTGACTCTGTGTCGCAAACCGTAgttctgtttctgttttatcTTCCATTCACTCTCCTCCTGCCTCCATTCCTCTATTCCTGGCAGCTGGGTTGAAGGGCTGCTGGGATACAAGgtagtgtacatgtacatcttatCTGCCGGCCAAACAGTAACTGGGAAGGTGTCTTTCCACCTTGCAGCGGTGTGGATCGATAAGCCAGAGGAGCTTTGGCAGGGTCTTCTTCCTTCTGTAGCAGGTTCTTCGCAGTTTGTACCGCTCTTTCTGCTTCCCAGTTAGACTGTGCATAGAGGGGGCTGCTCGTGACATGTTTGAACTCCCAGTCTCTAGGGAATTTGCCGAGTCGTACTGGTGGCTGTTATCCGAGCGCACAATTTCTGGTATCCCATGTCAAGCGAATACCGATTTGAGGGCTCGAATTGTTTCCATGGAGCTGAGTGAGGCTAGGTAGCTGACTTCGATGAACTTTGAGAAATAGTCCATCACAATCAGAGAGGGCCACTTTTTGACATAGCAAATATCCATGCCGATCATTTGCCACGGTCTATCCAGAATTGCACTTGGGATCAAGGGTTCCTTGATATTTGGCCTCCGTTCTGTACACTTGCGGCATTGCTTGACAAGATCCTCAATTTGCCGACTAAGACCTGGCCACCAAACTGATCGCTTTGCCCTCTCGCGACATTTCGTGACACCTTGATGACTGTCATGGATGCGGTCTAGGATCTCCAGCCTTATGGATGTCGGAATAAGGATTGTGTCTGCCTTAAGAAGCAAGGCGTGGACGACTGAAAGTTCATCCTTGGCTTGCCAGTAGGGTTGAAGTGCGTCTGGAACTCTGGGTCGTTCTGGCCATCCTTCCCCACAGTACTCCTTTAGCACCTGGCAGACTTCGTCTTCCTCTTGTTTTCTCTAATCCGCTCAAGCTTTGTGTTAGAAGCTGGGAGGGAATTAAATATGTGATGAACATATAGGTTAATTTCCTCTTCGGGTCTTGGATCATTCTTTTTGGTTTCCTCAACTATGGGTGCTCTGGAGAGTGCATCAGCGGTGCTGAGGTGTTTGCCTGGGACATGGGAGACGCTGAATCGAACCTCAACAGTCAGTCGCATATGAAGCTGCTGGATTCTGTGCGACATCTCTTCTAAATTCTTTGAACCAAGGATAGGAACTAGCGGCTTGCGGTCTGTCTCCACAAGAAACCTTGTGCCAATTAGATAGTCAGCCAAGCGCTCGCAAGCCCAAGTGGTTGCTAGAGCCTCCTTTTTGATCTGGGCGTATGTTCTTTCTGTTGCAGTGAGAGCACGAGATATGAACACTATTGGCTTCCACTTCCCATTGGTTTGTCTTTGGGTCAGGATGGCAGACAACAGGGTTTCGAGGGAAGGATCGAAAATTGCAAGTACTGGCGCAGAACTCAACTTCTCTTTGATCCCTTCAAAGGCACTACGTTGCTGGGGGCCCTCGATCCAGACGTTCTTCTTGCTGAGAAGTTCACGCAGTGGGTGGCTGAGTTCAGCCAAGTTTGGAATGTACTTTCCTGACTGGTTGACCATTCCCAGAAATCTTCTGAGCTCGTGTACATCGGTCCGTTCAGCTAAGTACTTTACTGCAGCTATCTTGCTTGGGTCGGCGcgaattccattttttttcacCAATTGTCCCAGAAATCGAACAGTCTCCTTTGAGAATTCACATTTCTCGGCGTTAAGTGTGACGGTTGCTTCTTGGAGCCTAACTAGGACTGCCTCTAGCCTTTCTTCATGCTCTGCTTGATTTGCCCCGTGCACAATGATGTCGTCCATCCAACATTCGACCCCAGGTACGCATTCCAGGATTCTTTGCATGCTCCATTGAAAATGTTCTGGGGCGGAAGAAATACCAAATGGTAGATGCGTGTACAGTACCGGCCCGATGGAGTGATAAACGTAGTTAGCAGCTTTGAGCTCTCTTTCAACTTTCGTTGCCAGAACCCACTGTTGGCATCCAGCTTGGATATCACTTTGGCACTGGCCAGCTTTCCCAGTGTTTGCTCTGTTGTGGGCATGGGATGATTCTTGTGAAGTACAGCTTTATTCAGCTGAATGAAGTCACCACATACATTGTATACGGACGTTTCCATTTGACTTTGGGACTACTACAATAGGTGAACACCACTCTGTGGGCACATCTACCTTTTCGATCACTCCCATTGTTTCCATACCGTCCAGTTCTCCCTTGACTTTAGGCAGCAAGGGGATTGGAACACGTCTTGGTTTGGTCTGGTTGAAGGGCTCGTAGGATGACGTCAGTTTGATCTCATATTCTCTGTCCATGCAACCCAGGCCACTGAAGAGCTTTGGAAAGCGTTCCTTAATTCCTTCTGCTGGCTGAGTCATGGCTGCAACTTTTGCGTTGGTTTCTAATGCTAAGCAGGCAGACCTGCCGAGAAGCGGCATCTCCAAGTTTTCGACAACTAAAACATCTTCTTCACAGGATTTTCCTTTTAATACAAGATTCGCTTTTAGTGTCCCCAGGCACGACAGTGGGCTTTTGCACGGGCCAAATAGTTTCTTGCGTGACCTTTCAAGCTTGTTTTGCCCGAAAAAACGCGAGTAGATTGACCCACCGATAACTGTCACGTTGACTCTGCTGTCTAGCTTGAACAGAATTTTTGTGCCAGTGAGGTCAATCTCTTCTTTCCAAGCTTTTCCGTCCGCGTTTCCAATTTCTCCGAGGAAGAATCCTTCATCGTCCAGCTCTTCTTGCTCATCCGAATCGTCGGCTGCAATCACACCAACTTTCTTTGGAGCCGACAAACAAACTTTGGCAAAATGACCTCTTTTGTTACACTTGGCCCATGTGGCGTCCTTTGTGGGGCATTTTTGGCATGCGTGATATTCTGAGACAACGCCACAACGCATGCATGTCGTTGGTCGCCTTTGTGGCCATTTCTGTCGTTGGTCTTGGTGTGCTTTTGATCCTATTACTTCATCGATATGTGTTGGTACGCTGCTTCGAAGCGTTTCATGTTGCTTTTTAACTGACTCCCTCTGCCTGGCACTGTTTATCGCCGATTGTAGCATAAGGGCTGAATCCATCTGGAGTTTCTCACTCAGCTTGACATTTCGCAATCCCACCACGATGCGATCTCGAATTAACTTGTCTCGAAGGGTTCCAAATTCGTACTGCTCAGACAAACAATAGAGGTCTGTGATAAATGTATCAACTGGCTCATCCAGTTCTTGCTTTCGCATGTTAAACTTTGCACGTTCAAAGATCACGAAAGTCTTTTTATGACAAAATGTTGATCgaatttttctttcactttgctGTAATTCTTCCCTCGGTGAAAAGCTCTTGAAAATGTCGTCTGCCTTGTCTCCCATGCAGTAAATCATAGCATTGATCTGTAACAGTTCTTCTTTTTTGATTAGTTTGGTCGAGATTCGGTACCGCTCGAACCATCGTATCCATTTAGGCCATTTTTCTGGATTCTTGAAATCAAAAGAAGCTGCTGGGGCGATAGGGTTGGATGCCATGTCACTCAATCTTTCCTCGATTTTCTCCGTTTGAACGCTCCTGACACCTTGTACAATTACTCTAATAGAGAACCACGCGAGCCATTTCAATTCTCCTATAAGGTTACATTGCGTCACTAGTAAATGATCAACACCAcaaaactgacaaagttttttatggtttctaattttagcatgattcctattcgctaggtattgacagttgactctgaaatggcttttttccttttccattcactcgctgagagtgtgcttgttttcttttaaaacttgtgTGGTTCAACTAAagttcattgccaaactggtgaattccaaagtaaatttcacttgaaaaaccaatattgcactcattgctttgtgattcGACCATGCGATATCAGTTTTTAGCGTAGTTAGCCAGTAAAgtcaaatcaaaaaagaaagcaaaaaaaatgatttaattattaaagcagcaaccagaaacatcaaaacatggACATTTCAAAACCTTTAATTTttactaaccctacaggcagtaagattaaataaccagggagctccacttttaggcttggcgaaatctatatattagtaatAAGGTCACTAATATAATTTATGTTGGTGCCATACCATAAATCGccttacatgtatatgtataaTACTGTAACTAAAACACTGGTGAAATATGGTCAAAGCATGAGGTATTACAAATAAGGCTTGTCAAAGTTTAACATGTTGTAACTTTGACAGTTGAATTTCTGGCAAAGCATATAATCTATTCAAGTCGTGACCAATTAATGCACGTACTGGTACTAATAATTTCGTAGATTCAAGTGATCAAAATTCCCTTATATGCctaatattattgtaaataaaaaaaagaagcacTACATATTTTGTTGATGTTTGTAATGGTGCTGAGCTGCTGGTCAAACCAACAGCCCAAGTTCTTTGCTACTCGCCAGGGGGCAATCTTGAAAATGATCATCCAGGCACAGCAAGGGTTACATCAGACGGTTTATCCATGCAACTGCTGTGTTAAGTGCCTATCAGTAGACATTCATTATTAAGCTTGAGCCAGTCCAACAGCATCTATTGACGAAGATCCTCTATGCACCAATGCATTGCAGTAACTGCCTTGTCATGACTGGCATGTGAATCAGGTTAAACGATAAGCTGTGTATAATTGTCTGCGTAACAATGAACATAATTATTGCAGATAACAAACAAGATAGGGCCCAAACAGGAACCCTATGGGAAGGAACACCCTACTGCAAGGCAAGGCTATTAGAGAGATTCTAATTGATTGCAATGTGTTGGCTCCTATTGTGTAAGTATGATGCGAACCACTCCAAAACCTTCCCAGAAATGCCAAATCAAGATTGAAGACTACTTAGCAGACTACCGTGGTCGACTGTACATGTATCAAGGAGTGAACTGAGATAAAGGAGAACCAGAAGAGTCACATGACCTTTAATTATTCATGTTCATCAAAATAACTAACTAAAGATACAAGTTCCTTAAATGTGGCTATTTAATCACTAGGGAAGTTTatgcattaaaattaaaattctaccacaattttcttaattctgcggaatctcatcttcaagtgCCTTatggccaaactgcgttttggcttctaTCAATCAAATGAACTCAATTGATGCGTGAccataacctaccaatcagcagcATTGTTTCCCCTGGTACATTCGAACTTGACTGTGAAGAATATGTAGGAaactttttactgaagaacctctCAAAACATAGCATAATATGTTATTcaagctgtgaactaaacaagaacTCCAATTCACTCCACTATTCCCACCTATGTTTGGAAATTGGATTGATAGAAGCCAAAAGGCAGTGCTTAAAGGTGATGATATTCAGCAGAATTACGAAAAATTGCAGTAACAATTAGCAAATGGATTCATTGGCATAATATTCTCACTTGCATTCCTTGGGATGATGAACTTGAATTAGCTGATAGGATGGGCTCGTTCTTTGTTCAAAAAATAACTGATACATGTATTGGCACAAGACTCTACGTTATGGCTCAAGATCTTTCCACTGACTCACTTTTAAACTGTACATTGTCACCAACCCCCAAATTTAGTAAATTTACGGCACTTTCAGAAGTGGAAGTATGAAAACTTATCGAAGGTAATGCACAGAAAAGCTGTTCTTTTGATCCAATGCCTACCTCACTGGTTTCCAGCTGCATTGATGTCCTGCTTCCTGTGATCACAAAAATGATAAATCTATCCCTCGTGGATGGTGTGTTTGTTGATGTCTGGAAATGTGCACTTGTTAAGCCGTAGCTCAAAAAAGCTGGTCTTGATCCACTTCTTAGTAACTACAGACCTGTCAGTAAATTTGCCATACATATCGAAGCTCAACGAAAAGGCAGTGTATAATCAACTTCATTTGCACATGACAGACAATTCTCTTTATCCTGAAATGCAATCATCTTACAGGAAACAGCACTTCTTCGAGTTGTCAATGATATCTTAATGAAGATGAACTCACAAGAGGTCACTCTACTTGTCATGTTGGATCTTAGTGCCGCCTTCGACACTGTTAGTCATGATATATTGATTAAACGTCTACACAAAGAATTAGGTATTGCTGATCTTGCCCTGAAGTGGTTGGAGTCATATCTCCATAACAGGGTGCAAAACGGCGGCATTGATGGATCGATATCCAACCCATTCGACTTGTGCTGCCGAGTTCCTCAAGGGTCGTGTCCTGGACCGATTCTATTTATCATATGGTATGCATCTAAGCTCTTTAACATCACTGAACACAAGCTTCCTAGTGCTCACTGCTACATGTATACTGATAACACCCAGCTTTATCTGAGTTTTAAACCTAATAGACCAAGTCTTGCAAGCAATGGAGAACTGTATTGAAAAGATCAGGAAGTGGATGATTCTTGATAGACTGAACTGATTTTAATAGGCTCCAAACAACAATTATCTAAACTACAGCCAATCAGCATCTATGCAATTCATAATAGCTCCGTTGATAAAAATCTAGGCTGTTGGTTTGACGCTAACCTAAGCATGtctaaacataattattacaaatgtTTGCAACTCTGCATTCTTTTATCTTCATAACATTACATG
It includes:
- the LOC138031682 gene encoding uncharacterized protein, yielding MASNPIAPAASFDFKNPEKWPKWIRWFERYRISTKLIKKEELLQINAMIYCMGDKADDIFKSFSPREELQQSERKIRSTFCHKKTFVIFERAKFNMRKQELDEPVDTFITDLYCLSEQYEFGTLRDKLIRDRIVVGLRNVKLSEKLQMDSALMLQSAINSARQRESVKKQHETLRSSVPTHIDEVIGSKAHQDQRQKWPQRRPTTCMRCGVVSEYHACQKCPTKDATWAKCNKRGHFAKVCLSAPKKVGVIAADDSDEQEELDDEGFFLGEIGNADGKAWKEEIDLTGTKILFKLDSRVNVTVIGGSIYSRFFGQNKLERSRKKLFGPCKSPLSCLGTLKANLVLKGKSCEEDVLVVENLEMPLLGRSACLALETNAKVAAMTQPAEGIKERFPKLFSGLGCMDREYEIKLTSSYEPFNQTKPRRVPIPLLPKVKGELDGMETMGVIEKVDVPTEWCSPIVVVPKSNGNVRIQCMW